The genomic interval TGATTATGCCTACCGGATCAAGGCAGGAGATGCCGGCGCACGTTTACGTGATATTTTCCTGGACAAGGTGTATATCAGCCATAAAGGGAGTAAGCGTCAGCCCATTGCACCTAAAACTGTCGGCCAGAAGCGTTATATCGATGCCATCAGAAATCATGATATTGTCTTTGGCATTGGGCCGGCTGGCACCGGCAAAACCTACCTTGCCATGGCCATGGCCATTGCCGCGCTGACCAGTAAAGCGGTGGATCGCATCATTCTGACCCGTCCGGCAGTGGAGGCCGGCGAGCGGCTCGGTTTTCTTCCCGGCGATTTGCAGGAAAAAGTGAATCCATATCTGCGGCCGCTCTACGATGCTCTCCATGATATGCTGGATTTTAGCCGCTCAAGCATGTTATTGGATAAAGGGATTATTGAGGTGGCTCCTCTGGCTTTTATGCGCGGCAGGACCCTGAATAACGCCTTTGTCATCTTTGACGAAGCCCAGAATAGTTCTGCTGAGCAGATGAAGATGTTTCTTACCCGGCTCGGGTTTGGTTCTCAGGCAGTTGTTACCGGTGATATCACCCAGACTGACCTGCCGGAAAACAAGGAATCAGGACTGGTAAAGGTCCAGGGTATTCTGCAGGGAGTTGAAGGGATTTCCTTTTGTTACCTGTCGCAGGCTGATGTGGTGCGTCATCCGCTGGTTCAAAAAATCATTGCCGCCTATGAGCGACATTCCTGACTTCAGGTGTCGCGACCCGGTTAAGCGGTTATGGCCAGGGTCGGCAGATGGATTGGTTGAAAGTAGTCTCAGGTCCGTGATCAGCCCAGCCATCCACCGCCAGGGCACGTTTGCCGGGTGCGACCACTTCTCCGACGTGCCGGCAAACCAGCATGCTTTCGTGATAACATCCTGATATCTGATAACTTTCATTGACCCTTCAGCCAATGTCCGCTACACTGGTAAACTGTCAGAATATTGTTCAGATTGATGAATCCTGGCTGACTCAGCGGATTGCTGTTGTTTTGGCCGAACTGGATGCTGATGCTCCGGCTGTGGAAATAAGCATTGTTGACGACCGGCAAATTGCGCAGCTGCATGCTGACTATTTTGATAATCCTGAGCCCACGACGGTAATTTCGTTTCCGCAGGAGAAAGAGTTCGGCTTGCTGGGCGAGGTGATTGTTTCCGTGGAAACCGTGGCCCGGCAGACGACTGATCTTGGTTACCGTCTGGAGGAGGGCTTGTTGTACTATATGATTCACGGGTTGCTCCATCTGTGTGGTTATGAGCATGTGGGGGTCCCGCTAGCCGTTGCCGAGCAGATGTACGCCAAGCAGGAAGAGCTTTTTGAGTTGGGGCTCATTACTGCATAATTGTCCTTAGCTTGAGTGATCGTGATATCTGAAAAACCTTTGATGAAGCAGGTCGTGAGGGGAGGTTGTCTGTGGCAAAAGTGCAGAAAACCATTGAGGAAATAAATCAGCGGATAAAAAAGGGCGAAGCGGTAGTGGTCACCGCCGAGGAGATGATCGGTATTGTTGGCGAGCATGGTGCCGCAGAGGCAGCCCATCAGGTTGATGTGGTGACCACCGGAACCTTCAGCCCCATGTGTTCCTCGGGTGCTTTTTTTAATCTCGGCCATTGTACGCCGCGCATGCGCGCCAGCAAGGTATGGCTCAACAATGTTCCTGCTTATGGTGGGGTTGCCGCTGTCGATGCATATCTGGGGGCGACGGAACCATGTGTTGAAGATCCATTGAATAAAATCTATCCCGGAGAGTTTCGTTACGGTGGCGGGCACGTCATCCAGGATCTGGTGGCCGGGGAAAAGGTCCATGTCTATATGGAGGGCTACGGTACCTCCTGCTATCCCAGCAAGGTGGCGGAAAAACAGCTGACGCTGGCAGATATGCCCAACGCTATTCTCTGCAATCCCCGCAATGCCTACCAGAACTATAATTGTGCCATTAACCTTTCAGACAAGACGATCTATACTTATATGGGGGTTCTGCGTCCCCGGGGTGGCAATGCCACCTACTGCAGTGCCGGTCAGCTGAGTCCCCTGCTTAATGATCCCTATTATCTGACCACCGGTCTGGGAACCAGAATTTTTCTCGGCGGCGGTATCGGCTATGTCACCTGGTATGGAACCCAGCATAATCCCGGGGTGAAACGGGGGGCAAACGGAGTGGTGCGGGGCGGTGCTGGAACGCTTTTTGTTACCGGTGACCTGAAGCAGATGTCATCCAAGTGGCTGGTGGGGGTCAGCATGCTGGGCTACGGCTGCAGCCTGGCGGTGGGTATTGGCATTCCCATTCCGATTCTCAATGAACAGATGGCGCGCTTTACCGCCGTCAGCGATGAGCAGATCTTCGCCCCGGTGGTTGACTACAGCTACGATTATCCCATGGGCACCGGCAAGGTTATTCAAGAGGTATCATATGCGGATCTCAAACGGGGCATGGTTGTCATCAACGGCAAGGAAACCAAGACCAGCCCATTGTCCAGTTATTTTCGGGCCAGGGAGATAGCGGAAACATTGAAAAGCTGGATTCAGGCAGGTGATTTCACCCTTGGCGAGCCGCAGATGAAGCTCCCCGGGCATGAACTGGCAGATCTTGGTGTTGGAGTATAGTGCAGATCATGAACAGGTCGGCAGTTGTAAAATGGTGGGTTGTTGCCTTTAGCTTTGCGGTACTAACGCTGAGTTGGTCCCCAGGGCTGAAATCAGATCAGGCCGGCAAAGGACTGACGCTGCCCGAGGTGGTGGTGGTGGGCCGTGACAGTGTCAAGTTGGAAGGATTTCGCGATTTTACCCTGATGCCGCTCCTTGATCCCGGGACCAAACTGGAACCGGCTGATGACCAGCTTGCCTTTGATACGGGCGGCAATGAAACCTCACCGGTGTGGACAACTCCTGAGCTGCAATCACCCGGATGTACCTATCGCCATTCGGTGACTGCGTACCTGGCCCGTGGATTTACCGGTGCTGAGGGATATTATTACAGTGGCAAGCAGCAGTATGTGGATGGAGTGTATCAGGAGGCCCGCTACTATTTTTCGACTGGCATTGAAAAGTTTCCCCGCAGCCCTTTTGTTTCTTCATCACTGTACTGGCTTGGGGAGATTGCCTATGGAGAACATCGTTATGCTGAAGCCCGGAATTTTTTTTCCCGGGCAGCAGCCTATCCCGATTGCCAATATGCCGGTTATGCTTCTTATTCCCTTGGCTGGCTGGCACATCAGGAGGGCGCATTTCTTGCCGCTGCCAATCATTTTTCCGCTGTTGGCCAACTTCCCGGAACAGAGGCATTACAGCCAACTGCCTTGTTCTGGCAGGGAGAATCATTGCACAGGGCACAACAGCTGGAGCAGAGCTGGACGGTGCTTACACGTCTTCTGGAGCGCTACCCGGGTTCTTCGTATGAACTTCAGGCCAGGTATTTGCTGGCCTCCATGGCAATTAACAACAAGGCCTATGAAACGGCTCTTGCATTTTTTGATGATATCTTCACTGCTGAGCAGCCATTGACCCTGGATGTCGTGCTGGTTCGCCAATCGCTGCTGGCCGCAGGATGGTGTCACTACTATCTCAAAGAGGATCAGCAGGCTGTCCAGCGCTTCCGGCAGTTGCTGGTTCCTGGTGCTCCCCACGATACCATGCCTTTGGCTTTTCTCGGCTACGGGTTGTCACTCATCCGCCAGGAGCTGATCAGTGATGCCCTGGAAGCGGTGGAAAACCGACCAGAACCGGTTCGCAGCAATAAGGTTGCGGTTGTGGTTTTGCGGAAAATCATTGCCTGGTATGATGATCATGGGATGATCTCTGAAGCCATTATGGCCTCGCAGCTGCTGGTGGAGGAATTTCCCCCAACGGTGTTGTCCGGAGAGGACTTCCGCCGGCTGTCCCTGATGTACGGTACAGTCAACACCTTTGTTCCGGCTCTGGAAATAGTGGAAAATGGCTTGTCGGTGGTTGCTGATCAGGGTGAATCCCCTGTGCCGTTGCTCATTGAAAAAACCAGGATTCTCCAGCAGATTGGCAGGTTTGACGAAGCCGAAAGCATCCTGCAGGAGCTTCTCGAACGCAGCTCCGGGCTGTCTTCTGCGGAGAAGTACCGGTGTCGTTTGCTGCTGGCCAGGGGATATAATACGGTTGGCAACATTGACCAGGCTCTTACTATCCTGCAGGTAATCCCCCGTAATTCAGCAATCCCCGAATCGGTTCTGGCAGCCTATGAGCAAGGATGGGCCTTTATGAAAGGGGAGGCCTATGCTGAGGCACTGACTGCACTGGATTTCTTTCTGAGCAATGAACCGCAGGTGTCAGATCTTATTGATCAGCAGACGGTGCAGAATGCCCTGCTTAATAAGGGGGAGTGCCTCTTCAACCTGCATCAGGATGCCGCAGCTTTTGAACTGTTTGCCGATTTTGGCAAGCGTTTCCCATCAAGCATGTTCAATGACCGGGCCTGCTATTATCAGGGGTGGATTTTGTTGCGACAGGGAAAAGCCAGTGAGGCTTTGGCTGTCTTCCTTGATCTTCTGCATACCTATCCTGAAACCAGCCTGCAGGATGCGGTGTTTTTTCAGCGTGGTCAGAGTTATTTCAGCCTCGGGATGTTTCCCCAGGCAATTCATGAATATGAATATCTCATCAACCATTTCCCCCAATCATCCTATGCCGGTACGGCGTTGCTGAAAATTGGCGAAAGCTATTTTAATGCTCAGGACTACCTTCGTGCCAAGTTGACCTATCTGCGTACCGCCCAAACCTACACAGGCCTGCCTTTGGAAGAACAGGCTCGTTACGGTCTGCTGCTGCTGGCTTATAAACAGCGTCACGACGATTATCTGGAGGCGGAATTCAAGCCGTTTCTTGAGCGTTTCCCGGAATCCACCTACCTTTCCCCGCTGATGCTGATGATTGCAGAGATTTACCAGCAGGATGAACGATGGCAGGAACTCAAGACCCTGCTCCAGGAGATTCTTGCCGGGCACCATCCAGATAATGTCAAAATGGATGCCCTTTTTCAGCTGATCAATATTGCCAGACGACAGCAGGATGAGGCGCAGATGCAATCATTGTGTCGCCAGATGATTGAAATGTTCCCCGGAGGGAAGTATCAGTATGACTGCAATCTGGTCTTGGCTGAAGTGTACTCTGCGCAGGGTGCCTATGATCAGGCGCTTGAGTCTCTGGCGCCCAATCTGACCGGCTGTGACGACCTGCATTTGCAGCGTCAGTCTCTGTTGTCCAGTGCCCGTATCAATGAAAAGAGTGACCGTTGGGATGAGGCTGAACAGCTTTATCGGCGCCTGGTCTCCCAAGATAGCCGGGATTCCATTACCTTTGCCGCCTATGATAGTCTTGGGGCATTATATCGCCGGCAGAAAAAATATGATCAGGCAATTTTTTTCTATCAGCAGGGAGCAGGAAATCCCAAGCCTTCCCTGGCTGCCAAGTCGCACTATTTCCAGGCGGTCGTCATGCTGGAGGCTGGTAATGAGAGTGAAGCGATAAAACAATTTCTCCGGTTACCCTACCTGTTTGCTGACCAGCAGGAGTGGATTGTCAAGTCGCTTCTGGTTGTTGCGGACTATTATGACCGTCAACAAAATCGCGAAGCTGCCGTTAAAACATACCGCAAGTTGCTGCAGTACCCGTTGACTGCCCAGCAGCAGGAGCAGGTGAAAAAAAGGCTTGCAGGCCTTGATAAAGAAGGTTAGTATTTGTGCCGCATCGATTTGATGTATAAGTTCTGAGGGCCGCTTTTAGGTGCCCAGGGCATTTATTGCAGCATCGTTATGCGGACGTTTTTTCGCCCGGGAATCGCTCAACCTTGGCGTTGCCAATTAACCACAGGGAGGTTAGCTTAATGTATCAGTTTGTGATTAAAGGCGGGGTTCTCATGTATCCCATTTTGATTTGTTCCGTGCTCTCGGTGGCGATTCTCCTGGAGCGGATATGGGCTCTGAGACGTAGCAAGATTATTCCCAATGGTTTTATCATTGAGATCGGCGACCTCCTCAAACGGCAGAAGCTTGAAGAATCAATGACCTTGTGCAGGTTGAGCAACACGCCCATCTCCCGCATTCTCTTGACCGGCATTAAAAATTTTGGCAAGCAGCGTGAACTGGTAAAAGAGGCGGTGGAAGAGGTTGGCAGGATGGAAGCTGCGGCATTGGAGCGGTTTCTGACGACCCTGGGAACCATTGCCGGCATTGCCCCGCTTCTTGGGTTGCTGGGGACCGTAACCGGGATGATTAAAGCCTTTACGGTGATCTCTCAGTCAGGGGTTGGCAATCCTCAACTGCTTGCCGGAGGAATTTCTGAAGCACTGATTACCACCGCCGCCGGTCTGACCGTCGCCATCCCTTCCTTCGTCTTTTATAAATACCTTCGTTCGCGTGTAGATAAGATGATTCTCCGGATGGAGCGGATATCTATCGATATCCTTGATCTCTTTGAAAATCAACGAGAGGTGTGAGATGCGTTTTCAACCCCGCAGAAGGGAAGAAGTGCAGCTGGATGTAACCCCTTTGGTTGATGTTGTTTTTCTTCTGCTTATTTTTTTCATGCTGTCAACAACGCTTTCCATCAACCCTGGAATTAAGGTTGATCTGCCTAAATCGTCAGCTGAGCAGGTGAAAAGCAAAAAATCTTCAATCAGGGTGGCTCTCGAGGCTAATGGCAGCATGTATGCCGATGGGAAAAAGGTTTCGCTTGCCAGACTTGATGCGATCTTCAATGGTTTGGCAAAGAAGGATGCTGAAACACTGGTTATTATTGAAGCCGATAAAAAAGTGTACCACGGCATCGTCGTCACGGTAATGGATGCTGCCAAAAACGCCGGCCTGAACAAATTGGCAATCGCTACCGAACCAAAGGAAAAATAACGTAGATGTCGGTTACTTCCCGAATAATCGTATTTTCTTTTATTTCCATTCTCCTTCATCTCTCGTTTCTCTTTGTTCTGCCGGACATTTCCCATTTTTTTGCCATCCATTTGCAGCAGATGCAGCTGCTGCCGGAGACTAAAATCGAGGTTATGCTTCTGCCGCCTGAGCCTGAACCCGTATCTGCGCCACCGGCCGGACCGAACGCCCCTGATGGACCCAGGGTGGATAGCAGAATCATCTCATTGGTAGAAGAAAGGATTAATGCTATTCTGGCGTTGGGTGATGTGCCGGTGCCGGCCCCCAAAGAGTTGGAATTGCCGTCAAGCAGTTTCCGGCCCGCTGAGGAGAACCGGATCATCGCCATGACGCCTTCAGCAACCGATACCACTGCTGATTTTTTTGCTGAGCTTGGTTCCCGAACACCAGGCGATATGAGCGGTGTGACGCTCCAGGCGTTGCTGCCAGCCGGCTATCTGGAGTCGCAGGACAGTGAACAGCGATTGCTGGCGGCACTACAGCAGGATGTGGATCAGCAGGAAAACTTCACGGCGGTGAAAAATCGTATTCTTGGTCTTGAAGGGCCGGTTGCCGAATCGCGGACGGTTGTTTCCCAGCCGGCGCTTCCCCAGGTTTCCCTGCAACAGGAGACGGAAGTCAAACTTAAATTCTGGCTGCGTCCCGATGGCACTGTTGGTCGGGTTGAACCGTTGGTAATAGGTGATCTGGCATTGGTTAAAGTTGCTGAAATATATCTGAAAGCGTGGCGTTTCAACACCCTGTCGCCCGATGACCCCCATAGCGATCAGTGGGGGACCATAACCATTCGTTTTGCCATTAAGTAGATGAAACAGCTCATACCGTTACTGCTACTGAGCCTGTGCTGTGCGTTTCTAGGTTTTGCCGTATTCGGAGACAATGGCTTTTTGCATTTGTCAATGATGAAGCGTGAAATCGCCAGCATTGAGTTGTCTGCCAAAGAGTTGAAGGCAGAGAATGAACGTCTGAAACGTACGGTTCTGTTGCTGCAGGACGATGTCAGATATCAGGAGCTGGCCGCTAGAACAGAACTGGGGATGGTTCGGGAGAATGAACAGGTCTTTATATTCAGGTAGTTTCAGGGCGTTCTGGTTTTTCCAGATGGGGGCGATGTGGTGATGATTGGTGCCTGCAGATGCAAAAAACCTTGACATATTCTTTACCGGTAGATACACTTTCAGATTATTATAGGTATCCCCCCACCAGCGGTATGGGGGGTTTTTTATGGCTGCCAAGACCATGCTGAACTGGCATTTACCATAGAGTGCCGGCGATGGCAAAAACAAGGGTATTACCGTGACTGTCGATGAGAAAACTCTCTGCGTCGTCTGTGCCTGGCGGGAGGATTGCCGGAAGAAATTCAGGGTTTCGGCCGGCGATGCCCATTGTCCTGATTTCTGTCGTGATGTGCGGGTTGCCCATGACCTGCCGGCAGAGTCGGAAAAATCCGCCGGCGAAAAACAGCGTCACTAGTTGATGAGCATTTTTTGAGCACTCAATGGTGCAGTCTGTTTGGCGTTTGTCGGTGAAGAGGGTTTCCGGTTCAATGAAGGTCAGCAGAGGAGATACCCCCTTATCAGTGGTGTCTTGGTGTTTCTGCTGGTGAAACATTTTTTTTGCAATGACAGGATGTTATGAAGGAACAGTTGATAAATTTGCTTGGCGATGCCGTCAGAACAGTGGCAGAATCATGGGGTGTGCCACAGGATTTTTTGCCGGAAGTGGTTGTTGAGCAGCCCAAGGAGAAAAAGTTTGGTGATTTCGCCAGCAATATTGCCATGCAGATGGCCAGCGTGCTGAAACGAAATCCCCGTGATATAGCTGCGGCGATTCAGTTGCAGCTCGCTGATACACCGGATATTGAGCAGGCTTCCATTGCCGGCCCCGGTTTTATCAATGTGACCTTGAGCAAGACCTGCTGGCAGCAGTGCCTTGCCCGCATGTGCATGCAGGGCAAGCATTTTGGTGACCTGGAAATGGGTGCCGGCCGGCGGGTGATGGTTGAATTCGTCAGTGCCAATCCCACCGGTCCGCTCCATATTGGCCATGGGCGCGGGGCGGCGGTGGGAGATAGCCTGGCCCGTATTCTCCGCAAAGCCGGCTATACGACCATCAGTGAATACTACATCAATGATGCGGGCAACCAGATGGAAACCCTTGGCCGTTCCCTGCAGTGGCGTTACCTTGAACTCCTGGGACGTTCCCGGGGCGAGTATCCTGAGTCCTATTATCAGGGTGATTATCTCACGGGCATGGCCAGGAAACTGCGGGGTGAACAGGGTGATGAGCTGGTCGGGAAAGAGGGAGAAGAAACCTCCCTTCCCTTCTTTATTGACTACGCCAGCGAGGCAATTCTGGCCGGTATCCGTGATGATTTAATCAGTTTCGGCATCAGTTTTGACAACTGGACCAGCGAAAAACAGTTTTTTCAGGATGGTAAGGTTGATGCCGTTATTGAAGATCTGAAAACCCGGGGGGTTCTGTATGAAAAAGATGATGCCCTCTGGTTTGCTTCCAGCAGGCTTGGTGATGAAAAAGACCGGGTGGTGGTAAGAAGCAATGGTGTGAAAACCTATTTTGCTTCAGATATTGCCTATCATCAGGATAAGCATGAGCGTGGTTTTGACCTGATGATTGATGTCTGGGGAGCTGATCACCACGGCTATGTGCCCAGACTTACCGCTGCTCTCGATGCTTTGGGGATTGCTGAGGATGCCTTCAGGGTGGTGCTGGTGCAGCTGGTGAATTTGATGCGCAGTGGCCAGCCGGTAGCCATGTCCACCCGGGCCGGGCAGTTTGTTACCCTGGATGAGGTGGTC from Candidatus Anaeroferrophillus wilburensis carries:
- a CDS encoding PhoH family protein → MEKIEFDNTAALRIILGDRDEHIRLLEEKSGLKIQCRGNTVMIDGDQIRLELVAGLLRELYQLVLSGYPLYETDIDYAYRIKAGDAGARLRDIFLDKVYISHKGSKRQPIAPKTVGQKRYIDAIRNHDIVFGIGPAGTGKTYLAMAMAIAALTSKAVDRIILTRPAVEAGERLGFLPGDLQEKVNPYLRPLYDALHDMLDFSRSSMLLDKGIIEVAPLAFMRGRTLNNAFVIFDEAQNSSAEQMKMFLTRLGFGSQAVVTGDITQTDLPENKESGLVKVQGILQGVEGISFCYLSQADVVRHPLVQKIIAAYERHS
- the ybeY gene encoding rRNA maturation RNase YbeY, encoding MSATLVNCQNIVQIDESWLTQRIAVVLAELDADAPAVEISIVDDRQIAQLHADYFDNPEPTTVISFPQEKEFGLLGEVIVSVETVARQTTDLGYRLEEGLLYYMIHGLLHLCGYEHVGVPLAVAEQMYAKQEELFELGLITA
- a CDS encoding homocysteine biosynthesis protein; translated protein: MSVAKVQKTIEEINQRIKKGEAVVVTAEEMIGIVGEHGAAEAAHQVDVVTTGTFSPMCSSGAFFNLGHCTPRMRASKVWLNNVPAYGGVAAVDAYLGATEPCVEDPLNKIYPGEFRYGGGHVIQDLVAGEKVHVYMEGYGTSCYPSKVAEKQLTLADMPNAILCNPRNAYQNYNCAINLSDKTIYTYMGVLRPRGGNATYCSAGQLSPLLNDPYYLTTGLGTRIFLGGGIGYVTWYGTQHNPGVKRGANGVVRGGAGTLFVTGDLKQMSSKWLVGVSMLGYGCSLAVGIGIPIPILNEQMARFTAVSDEQIFAPVVDYSYDYPMGTGKVIQEVSYADLKRGMVVINGKETKTSPLSSYFRAREIAETLKSWIQAGDFTLGEPQMKLPGHELADLGVGV
- a CDS encoding tetratricopeptide repeat protein, with amino-acid sequence MNRSAVVKWWVVAFSFAVLTLSWSPGLKSDQAGKGLTLPEVVVVGRDSVKLEGFRDFTLMPLLDPGTKLEPADDQLAFDTGGNETSPVWTTPELQSPGCTYRHSVTAYLARGFTGAEGYYYSGKQQYVDGVYQEARYYFSTGIEKFPRSPFVSSSLYWLGEIAYGEHRYAEARNFFSRAAAYPDCQYAGYASYSLGWLAHQEGAFLAAANHFSAVGQLPGTEALQPTALFWQGESLHRAQQLEQSWTVLTRLLERYPGSSYELQARYLLASMAINNKAYETALAFFDDIFTAEQPLTLDVVLVRQSLLAAGWCHYYLKEDQQAVQRFRQLLVPGAPHDTMPLAFLGYGLSLIRQELISDALEAVENRPEPVRSNKVAVVVLRKIIAWYDDHGMISEAIMASQLLVEEFPPTVLSGEDFRRLSLMYGTVNTFVPALEIVENGLSVVADQGESPVPLLIEKTRILQQIGRFDEAESILQELLERSSGLSSAEKYRCRLLLARGYNTVGNIDQALTILQVIPRNSAIPESVLAAYEQGWAFMKGEAYAEALTALDFFLSNEPQVSDLIDQQTVQNALLNKGECLFNLHQDAAAFELFADFGKRFPSSMFNDRACYYQGWILLRQGKASEALAVFLDLLHTYPETSLQDAVFFQRGQSYFSLGMFPQAIHEYEYLINHFPQSSYAGTALLKIGESYFNAQDYLRAKLTYLRTAQTYTGLPLEEQARYGLLLLAYKQRHDDYLEAEFKPFLERFPESTYLSPLMLMIAEIYQQDERWQELKTLLQEILAGHHPDNVKMDALFQLINIARRQQDEAQMQSLCRQMIEMFPGGKYQYDCNLVLAEVYSAQGAYDQALESLAPNLTGCDDLHLQRQSLLSSARINEKSDRWDEAEQLYRRLVSQDSRDSITFAAYDSLGALYRRQKKYDQAIFFYQQGAGNPKPSLAAKSHYFQAVVMLEAGNESEAIKQFLRLPYLFADQQEWIVKSLLVVADYYDRQQNREAAVKTYRKLLQYPLTAQQQEQVKKRLAGLDKEG
- a CDS encoding MotA/TolQ/ExbB proton channel family protein — translated: MYQFVIKGGVLMYPILICSVLSVAILLERIWALRRSKIIPNGFIIEIGDLLKRQKLEESMTLCRLSNTPISRILLTGIKNFGKQRELVKEAVEEVGRMEAAALERFLTTLGTIAGIAPLLGLLGTVTGMIKAFTVISQSGVGNPQLLAGGISEALITTAAGLTVAIPSFVFYKYLRSRVDKMILRMERISIDILDLFENQREV
- a CDS encoding biopolymer transporter ExbD — translated: MRFQPRRREEVQLDVTPLVDVVFLLLIFFMLSTTLSINPGIKVDLPKSSAEQVKSKKSSIRVALEANGSMYADGKKVSLARLDAIFNGLAKKDAETLVIIEADKKVYHGIVVTVMDAAKNAGLNKLAIATEPKEK
- a CDS encoding energy transducer TonB; the protein is MSVTSRIIVFSFISILLHLSFLFVLPDISHFFAIHLQQMQLLPETKIEVMLLPPEPEPVSAPPAGPNAPDGPRVDSRIISLVEERINAILALGDVPVPAPKELELPSSSFRPAEENRIIAMTPSATDTTADFFAELGSRTPGDMSGVTLQALLPAGYLESQDSEQRLLAALQQDVDQQENFTAVKNRILGLEGPVAESRTVVSQPALPQVSLQQETEVKLKFWLRPDGTVGRVEPLVIGDLALVKVAEIYLKAWRFNTLSPDDPHSDQWGTITIRFAIK
- a CDS encoding septum formation initiator family protein — translated: MKQLIPLLLLSLCCAFLGFAVFGDNGFLHLSMMKREIASIELSAKELKAENERLKRTVLLLQDDVRYQELAARTELGMVRENEQVFIFR
- a CDS encoding arginine--tRNA ligase; translation: MKEQLINLLGDAVRTVAESWGVPQDFLPEVVVEQPKEKKFGDFASNIAMQMASVLKRNPRDIAAAIQLQLADTPDIEQASIAGPGFINVTLSKTCWQQCLARMCMQGKHFGDLEMGAGRRVMVEFVSANPTGPLHIGHGRGAAVGDSLARILRKAGYTTISEYYINDAGNQMETLGRSLQWRYLELLGRSRGEYPESYYQGDYLTGMARKLRGEQGDELVGKEGEETSLPFFIDYASEAILAGIRDDLISFGISFDNWTSEKQFFQDGKVDAVIEDLKTRGVLYEKDDALWFASSRLGDEKDRVVVRSNGVKTYFASDIAYHQDKHERGFDLMIDVWGADHHGYVPRLTAALDALGIAEDAFRVVLVQLVNLMRSGQPVAMSTRAGQFVTLDEVVQEVGKDAARFFFLLRRPDSHLDFDLELAKAQNNENPVYYVQYAHARLCSILRKAREAGINLPEVATADLSRLILDEEMDLIKKLDSFPAVIESAARYLEPHRVTYFVSELAALFHSYYNKNRVISDDRILTGARLLLVAELQLVLQMGLGLLGIDAPTSM